A stretch of Faecalibacterium duncaniae DNA encodes these proteins:
- a CDS encoding AAA family ATPase, giving the protein MYYTQEQIDRANQADLVSFLQGQGEQLIRAGNEYRWKRHDSLTVRGNKWYRHSQSKGGAPIDFVMEFFGKSFTEAVEMLTGEKGAAPPPDRPSPAPLSDFRLPPRSTDNRIARNYLTAARRIDEDVTGFFFATGDIYEEAAHHNAVFVGRDEDGVPRYAHQRGTAGSFRLDVKGSDKAFNFCYRGEGERLFVFEAPIDLLSFLCLFKKDWQKQSYLALGGVGEKALLRFLSDRPNIKTVYLCLDSDQAGSDACSRLAEFVPEGLTVHRLVPLYKDWNEVLQHRAEIADGKYIREAIYGLKEPPQEETVEIIRMSEVDTQTVEWLWEPYIPFGKVTIVQGNPGEGKTTFALRLAAACTTGGTLPGMKPLPPFQVIYQTAEDGLGDTVKPRLIEAEADLDRVLVIDEAKRELTLSDERIEKAITQNGARLIILDPIQAYMGEKTDMNRANEVRPMFRRLADVAERTGCAVILIGHLNKAAGGQSAYRGLGSIDFRAAARSVLLIGRVKREPNVRVIVHDKSSLAPEGKPVAFCLDPETGFSWIGEYDITADELLSGAGGNTATKTEQAEKLILDLLADGKELASEDIEKAAADAGISARTVRAAKKNLDGRITSKRIGAAWYHALKK; this is encoded by the coding sequence ATGTATTACACCCAAGAACAAATAGACCGCGCCAACCAAGCCGACCTTGTTTCGTTTCTGCAAGGACAGGGCGAGCAGCTTATCCGCGCCGGGAACGAATACCGCTGGAAGCGGCACGACAGCCTGACCGTCCGGGGAAACAAATGGTATCGCCACAGCCAGAGCAAGGGCGGCGCACCCATTGATTTTGTCATGGAGTTTTTCGGCAAGAGCTTTACCGAAGCCGTTGAAATGCTGACAGGAGAAAAAGGCGCAGCCCCGCCGCCGGACAGACCAAGCCCCGCGCCCCTCTCTGACTTCCGACTGCCACCCCGCAGCACCGACAACCGCATAGCGAGGAACTACCTCACAGCCGCCCGCCGCATTGATGAAGATGTGACGGGCTTTTTCTTTGCCACCGGGGATATTTACGAGGAAGCCGCCCACCACAACGCCGTATTCGTAGGGCGGGACGAGGACGGAGTACCACGCTACGCCCACCAGCGCGGCACAGCCGGGAGCTTCCGGCTTGATGTGAAAGGCAGCGACAAAGCCTTTAACTTCTGCTACCGGGGCGAGGGCGAAAGATTGTTTGTTTTTGAAGCCCCCATTGACCTGTTATCTTTCCTCTGTCTGTTCAAAAAGGATTGGCAAAAGCAAAGCTATCTGGCGTTGGGCGGCGTGGGCGAAAAAGCCCTTTTGCGTTTCCTTTCTGACCGCCCCAACATCAAGACCGTGTACCTCTGCCTTGACAGCGACCAAGCCGGAAGCGACGCTTGCAGCCGCCTTGCGGAGTTTGTGCCGGAGGGCTTGACCGTTCACCGCCTTGTGCCGCTTTACAAGGACTGGAACGAGGTATTGCAGCACCGGGCAGAAATCGCGGACGGGAAGTATATCCGTGAAGCGATTTACGGCTTGAAAGAGCCACCGCAGGAAGAAACCGTTGAGATTATCCGCATGAGCGAGGTTGACACGCAGACCGTTGAATGGCTATGGGAGCCGTATATTCCCTTTGGGAAAGTAACCATTGTGCAAGGCAATCCCGGCGAGGGCAAGACCACCTTTGCCCTACGCCTTGCCGCCGCCTGCACCACCGGGGGAACGCTGCCGGGAATGAAGCCCTTGCCGCCATTCCAAGTGATTTACCAGACCGCCGAGGACGGGCTGGGCGATACCGTCAAGCCTCGCTTGATAGAAGCAGAAGCCGACCTTGACCGCGTGCTTGTGATTGATGAAGCCAAGCGGGAGCTTACCCTCTCCGATGAGCGCATAGAAAAGGCAATCACGCAGAACGGAGCGCGTCTGATTATCCTTGACCCCATACAGGCGTACATGGGCGAAAAGACCGACATGAACCGAGCAAACGAAGTGCGCCCCATGTTCCGCCGCCTTGCCGATGTTGCCGAGCGTACCGGGTGCGCCGTTATCCTTATCGGACATCTCAACAAAGCTGCCGGAGGGCAGAGCGCATACCGGGGCTTAGGTTCTATCGACTTCCGCGCCGCAGCAAGGAGCGTCCTGCTGATCGGGCGTGTGAAGCGAGAACCGAATGTGCGCGTTATCGTCCATGACAAATCTTCCCTTGCGCCGGAGGGCAAGCCCGTTGCCTTTTGCCTTGACCCGGAAACGGGCTTTTCGTGGATAGGCGAATACGACATCACCGCCGACGAGCTGCTGTCCGGCGCGGGCGGCAACACCGCCACAAAAACCGAACAGGCTGAAAAGCTGATACTTGACCTACTGGCAGACGGAAAAGAGCTTGCCAGCGAGGACATAGAGAAAGCCGCAGCCGACGCGGGGATTTCTGCCCGTACTGTCCGGGCGGCAAAGAAAAACCTTGACGGGCGCATTACCTCAAAGCGCATTGGCGCGGCATGGTATCACGCTCTTAAAAAGTGA
- the mobQ gene encoding MobQ family relaxase gives MIPIAIYHWNVGIVSRGKGKSAVAAAAYRSGEKLTNEWDGMTHDYTRKGGVVHTEIMLPPHAPPSFSDRSTLWNSVELYEKAGNAQLAREIDAALPIELSREEQIRLVREYCSSQFVSRGMCVDYAIHDTDKGNPHCHIMLTMRPLDERGAWAAKSKKEYDLGENGERIRLPSGRYKTHKVDLTGWNDKDNTLLWRKAWADYTNDFLERNGSPERIDHRSNAERGIDEIPTVHMGVAACQMEKKGIATEKGELNRSIQKTNRLIREIRAQIGTLKEWLADLFKARETAPEQPPQSSNLANLLMKYLRVQREKSRKYSQRWQQQHATDELKTIAAAVNYLSEHGISNLDELDASLSSVSDKAYSIREGMKTAEQRMKELQKLMEYGRNYQTYKPIQDEYRQIRWKGKQEKFAEAHRAELTLWDAANRYLHANLPKGTKTLPIAEWEQEYADLKTQRDSDYTKLKDTRAEVAELQKIRRCVDIALRADQPEQTQNRTKRHDIDR, from the coding sequence GTGATACCCATAGCCATTTACCATTGGAACGTCGGCATTGTGAGCCGAGGAAAAGGCAAATCAGCCGTTGCCGCAGCCGCCTACCGAAGCGGCGAAAAGCTGACAAACGAATGGGACGGAATGACCCATGACTACACCCGCAAAGGCGGCGTTGTCCATACAGAGATCATGCTGCCGCCCCACGCGCCACCCTCATTCTCTGACCGTTCAACCTTGTGGAACAGCGTGGAGCTTTACGAGAAAGCCGGGAACGCCCAGCTTGCGCGTGAGATTGACGCAGCGCTCCCCATAGAATTATCCAGAGAGGAACAGATCCGGCTTGTCCGGGAATACTGTTCCTCTCAATTTGTTTCCAGAGGAATGTGCGTTGATTATGCCATTCACGACACCGACAAAGGCAATCCCCATTGTCATATCATGCTGACCATGCGACCACTTGACGAGCGCGGCGCGTGGGCGGCGAAATCCAAAAAGGAATATGACCTTGGCGAAAACGGCGAGCGTATCCGCTTGCCAAGTGGCAGATACAAAACCCACAAGGTTGACCTTACAGGCTGGAACGACAAGGACAACACCCTCTTGTGGCGCAAGGCGTGGGCTGACTATACCAACGACTTTTTGGAGAGGAACGGAAGCCCGGAGCGTATCGACCACCGCAGCAACGCCGAGCGCGGCATAGACGAGATACCCACCGTCCACATGGGCGTGGCGGCTTGCCAGATGGAGAAGAAAGGTATCGCCACCGAGAAAGGCGAACTGAACCGCAGTATCCAAAAGACAAACCGCCTTATCCGGGAAATCCGGGCGCAGATTGGGACGCTCAAAGAGTGGCTTGCCGACCTGTTCAAAGCGCGGGAAACCGCCCCGGAACAGCCGCCGCAATCTTCCAACCTTGCAAATCTGTTGATGAAGTATTTGAGAGTTCAGAGAGAAAAGAGCCGGAAGTATTCGCAGCGTTGGCAACAACAGCACGCAACCGATGAATTGAAAACCATAGCGGCAGCGGTCAACTATCTCTCCGAGCATGGTATCTCTAATCTTGACGAGCTGGACGCTTCCCTTTCCTCTGTCAGCGATAAAGCCTATTCAATCCGGGAGGGAATGAAAACCGCCGAGCAGCGCATGAAAGAACTGCAAAAACTCATGGAGTACGGCAGAAATTATCAAACCTACAAGCCCATACAGGACGAGTATCGGCAAATCCGCTGGAAAGGAAAACAGGAGAAGTTTGCGGAAGCCCACCGCGCCGAGCTTACCCTATGGGACGCGGCAAACCGCTATCTCCATGCAAATCTGCCGAAAGGAACAAAGACCTTACCTATTGCGGAATGGGAACAGGAATATGCTGACCTCAAAACACAGAGGGACAGCGATTATACCAAACTGAAAGATACCCGCGCCGAGGTTGCCGAGCTTCAAAAAATCCGCAGGTGCGTGGATATTGCACTCCGCGCCGACCAGCCGGAACAGACACAGAACCGCACCAAGCGGCACGATATAGACCGCTGA
- a CDS encoding DUF3847 domain-containing protein → MTKPREKTREELQAEIEDGKKKIQQFENREKMLRQKLSKEERRTRSHRLIVRGAVFESIVPEAKTMTDEEAAALLRLALTSEPAREYLKKRGEGATSRKSLRN, encoded by the coding sequence ATGACGAAACCGAGAGAGAAAACCCGCGAGGAATTGCAAGCCGAGATTGAGGACGGAAAGAAGAAAATCCAGCAGTTTGAGAACCGGGAAAAAATGTTGCGTCAGAAGCTATCCAAGGAGGAACGCAGAACGCGCAGCCACCGCCTTATTGTCCGGGGCGCGGTCTTTGAGAGTATTGTGCCGGAAGCTAAGACCATGACCGACGAGGAAGCTGCCGCGCTTCTCCGGCTCGCCTTGACGAGTGAACCAGCGCGGGAATATCTGAAAAAACGAGGCGAGGGAGCGACAAGCCGAAAATCCCTTAGGAACTAA
- a CDS encoding RNA polymerase sigma factor → MIDDEKIIEMFFGRSEQGIRELDIKYGKVCHNLSYHIVGSRQDAEECVNDAYLGAWNAIPPARPNPLLSYLVKIVRNISLKIYWRKEAAKRSSHYTIALEEIEACIAAPNTVEAEIEAKELARIIEAFLDTLTTENRVIFMRRYWFSDSYKDIAEFMGLSEKNISVRLTRIREKMKQYLIEREVFV, encoded by the coding sequence ATGATAGACGACGAAAAAATCATAGAAATGTTTTTTGGACGTTCAGAACAAGGCATACGAGAGCTGGATATAAAATACGGAAAGGTCTGCCACAATCTTTCCTACCATATCGTAGGCAGCAGACAAGACGCGGAGGAATGTGTAAACGACGCTTATTTAGGCGCATGGAACGCCATTCCCCCGGCACGACCTAACCCGCTGCTATCTTATCTTGTTAAAATCGTTCGGAACATTTCACTCAAAATCTATTGGAGAAAGGAAGCAGCCAAACGGAGCAGCCATTACACGATTGCTTTGGAAGAAATTGAAGCCTGTATAGCAGCCCCGAATACAGTAGAAGCAGAAATCGAAGCCAAAGAGTTAGCCCGTATCATTGAAGCATTTTTAGACACGCTGACTACCGAAAATCGCGTTATTTTCATGCGCCGCTATTGGTTTTCCGACAGCTATAAGGACATAGCCGAGTTTATGGGGCTTTCAGAAAAAAACATTTCTGTCCGGCTGACCCGTATCCGCGAGAAGATGAAGCAATATTTGATTGAAAGAGAGGTATTCGTATGA